The genomic window TAAAATCAAGTTTTGCAGGCAATCTACTTTTCTTTCCTTCTTCTGTTTTCCCCAAATAACCTTCTATTAGGTCACTCATTTGCTATCCTTTCTGCGATTTAGATTTTTTAGAATAATAGCGAAATAATAGCTTAAAACTACTTCAAACATCATTATATTTTTGTTAAAAAAAAGGTAAGAAAAGTGGATAAAATTGGACAAGAAAGCCCTAGTTAGGGCTTTTAATTAAGATGGTCTTAGAAGAAAAAATTAATTATCACGAAGAAAAAATGTTACTTATTAACACAGTCTATTTTATAAATAATGATTGAACAGCTAATTGAGTTAAATTAATTATTTGATCAATATTCATAGCAGGAATAAAAAACACAATTGCTGAACCTATTCCACCTAAAACAGTTAATATTGCAACAAAAGCAATAGCATATGTTGAAACTCTTTTATCATTAAATTCAACTGAAATACATTCAACTTTTGGAGGATAAAAATACATTACCGCTATTAATTTAAAATAGTAATATATTGAAACTATTGTTGCAAATATTGCAATAATTGTTAAGATAGTGTATCCCGCATTAATGGCTTCTGTAAATACATAAAGTTTACCTATAAATCCAATAGTTGAAGGAATTCCTGCTAATGAAAATAAAAATATTGTCATCATAGCTGCTAAAAAAGGTCTCTCTTTTGCTAAACCTTTAAAATCATCATAAGTAACTTTTACATTTGTTTCTGAAATAATATGTGAAGCTAATCCAAAAGCTCCAAGAGCTGATAACAAATATGCAATTAAATAAAACATTGTTGCATATGCAGCGTCAATATTAATAATATATCCATCTTTATAACTTAATGCAATGAACGCTAAAAGTAAATATCCCGTATGAACAATAGATGATGCTGTTAACATTCTTTTTACAATTTTTTGAGTAATTGCTAACCAAGTTCCAAAGATTAATGTTAAAACAATAATTACAGTCAAAATTCCATCCCAGAAATCTATAATTGGTGAAATATAGTTTAGTATTGTTCTTAAGAAAAATGAGAAAATTGCAATTTTAAAAGTTGAGGCCATATAGGCTGTAATAACCATCGGTGCCCCTCGATAAACATCAAGAACCCATGATTGAAATGGAAAGGCTGCGATTTTAAATAAAAATGTAAATAAGATTAATGTTAATCCAATATACACAAGAATCATATCATCAGAACTAGCTGTTCCTATAAATGCAGATATATTAGCTAAGTTTGTACTTTGAGTTGCTCCATAAATTAAAACAACACCTAAAAGATAAAAAGCTCCAATAAATGATCCCAAAACTAAATATTTGAAAATTGCTTCAACCCTTTTTGAGTCATCAGAGTTATAACCAACCATAATATAAACTGAAAAAGATGCAATTTCTAGTGCAACGTAAGCAGTTACTAACTCATTTGCATGGGCTAAAATCATCATTCCAAATAAAGCAAAAAGTAAAATTGAAAAAAATTCACCTTTAAAATAAGATCTATGTTGGAAATAATGTTCACCAATTAAAAGAGTAAGCAATGTACTACTTATTAATAAAATGTTGAAAAAGTTTGAAAAAGTATCAAAAGTTAAAACATTGTTTAATAAACTCATATAAGGTTGAACTGAAAAAGAGTTATTTACATTACATAAAGTAAAACCTAATGCAATAATTAGAAAAAATGAAGAAACAATAATAAAATCTTTTACAACAAATTTTTCATACATACTCATAAACATAAGTAC from Arcobacter venerupis includes these protein-coding regions:
- a CDS encoding NADH-quinone oxidoreductase subunit N encodes the protein MSQIIYLLPELIILTGALVLMFMSMYEKFVVKDFIIVSSFFLIIALGFTLCNVNNSFSVQPYMSLLNNVLTFDTFSNFFNILLISSTLLTLLIGEHYFQHRSYFKGEFFSILLFALFGMMILAHANELVTAYVALEIASFSVYIMVGYNSDDSKRVEAIFKYLVLGSFIGAFYLLGVVLIYGATQSTNLANISAFIGTASSDDMILVYIGLTLILFTFLFKIAAFPFQSWVLDVYRGAPMVITAYMASTFKIAIFSFFLRTILNYISPIIDFWDGILTVIIVLTLIFGTWLAITQKIVKRMLTASSIVHTGYLLLAFIALSYKDGYIINIDAAYATMFYLIAYLLSALGAFGLASHIISETNVKVTYDDFKGLAKERPFLAAMMTIFLFSLAGIPSTIGFIGKLYVFTEAINAGYTILTIIAIFATIVSIYYYFKLIAVMYFYPPKVECISVEFNDKRVSTYAIAFVAILTVLGGIGSAIVFFIPAMNIDQIINLTQLAVQSLFIK